The following are encoded in a window of Peromyscus maniculatus bairdii isolate BWxNUB_F1_BW_parent chromosome X, HU_Pman_BW_mat_3.1, whole genome shotgun sequence genomic DNA:
- the LOC143270857 gene encoding periphilin-1-like isoform X1 yields MWSEGWCDYKRLPGKQDPRRAPPYKRGYYGYQWSRDEYSTSQQPQYRAMRNGFRRKRFYSSHYSRQHSPHKRGAPFLRESRVGGKDSLHNRFGSSVSSRSRMRSFHQSRRRCKERAIQFLKTSRDTVPSSSSSKVLKSPSRLTEKEQADAASKRANENSKQSEENNLAEISEFEMGSKAPLRINQTEEPESNTTAGPELCEDSQFSIRSKAIASKITEIEKVYRQVCETFGMVVERLVQKDRSLEKSIQFAMKQSLHEIGEQHVEELKHFIMEYDNSTPDFGDPF; encoded by the exons atgtggtctgagggatggtgtgactacaagcgacttccaggaaaacaa GATCCGAGAAGAGCCCCACCCTACAAAAGAGGCTATTATGGATACCAATGGTCAAGAGATGAGTATTCCACAAGCCAACAGCCTCAATACAGGGCCATGAGAAACGGCTTTAGAAGAAAACGTTTCTATTCTTCCCATTATTCAAGACAACACTCTCCCCATAAACGGGGCGCtccttttttgagagaatcaCGTGTGGGCGGGAAGGACTCCCTACACAACAGATTTGGATCCAGTGtcagcagtagaagcaggatgcGCTCCTTCCACCAGTCTCGACGTAGATGTAAAGAGAGAGCCatccagtttttgaaaacatcaagagatactgtgccctcaagttcttcatccaaggtgttaaaaagccccagccggctgactgagaaggaacaggctgatgctgCAAGCAAGAGGGCTAATGAAAATTCCAAGcagtcagaagaaaataacttggcTGAAATTTCCGAGTTTGAGATGGGATCCAAGGCACCATTACGTATCAACCAGACAGAAGAACCCGAGTCAAACACAACAGCTGGCCCAGAATTGTGTGAAGACAGCCAGTTTAGCATTCGCTCAAAAGCGATTGCATCAAAAATCACTGAGATTGAGAAGGTTTACCGACAAGTCTGTGAAACTTTCGGGATGGTGGTGGAAAGGCTGGTTCAAAAGGATCGTTCGTTAGAAAAATCGATACAGTTTGCAATGAAGCAGAGTTTGCATGAAATAGGTGAGCAACATGTTGAAgaactcaagcatttcattatggagtATGATAATTCTACTCCAGATTTTGGAGACCCTTTTTAG
- the LOC143270857 gene encoding periphilin-1-like isoform X2, whose translation MRNGFRRKRFYSSHYSRQHSPHKRGAPFLRESRVGGKDSLHNRFGSSVSSRSRMRSFHQSRRRCKERAIQFLKTSRDTVPSSSSSKMGSKAPLRINQTEEPESNTTAGPELCEDSQFSIRSKAIASKITEIEKVYRQVCETFGMVVERLVQKDRSLEKSIQFAMKQSLHEIGEQHVEELKHFIMEYDNSTPDFGDPF comes from the exons ATGAGAAACGGCTTTAGAAGAAAACGTTTCTATTCTTCCCATTATTCAAGACAACACTCTCCCCATAAACGGGGCGCtccttttttgagagaatcaCGTGTGGGCGGGAAGGACTCCCTACACAACAGATTTGGATCCAGTGtcagcagtagaagcaggatgcGCTCCTTCCACCAGTCTCGACGTAGATGTAAAGAGAGAGCCatccagtttttgaaaacatcaagagatactgtgccctcaagttcttcatccaag ATGGGATCCAAGGCACCATTACGTATCAACCAGACAGAAGAACCCGAGTCAAACACAACAGCTGGCCCAGAATTGTGTGAAGACAGCCAGTTTAGCATTCGCTCAAAAGCGATTGCATCAAAAATCACTGAGATTGAGAAGGTTTACCGACAAGTCTGTGAAACTTTCGGGATGGTGGTGGAAAGGCTGGTTCAAAAGGATCGTTCGTTAGAAAAATCGATACAGTTTGCAATGAAGCAGAGTTTGCATGAAATAGGTGAGCAACATGTTGAAgaactcaagcatttcattatggagtATGATAATTCTACTCCAGATTTTGGAGACCCTTTTTAG
- the LOC143270857 gene encoding periphilin-1-like isoform X3, with protein MRNGFRRKRFYSSHYSRQHSPHKRGAPFLRESRVGGKDSLHNRFGSSVSSRSRMRSFHQSRRRCKERAIQFLKTSRDTVPSSSSSKVLKSPSRLTEKEQADAASKRANENSKQSEENNLAEISEFEMGSKAPLRINQTEEPESNTTAGPELCEDSQFSIRSKAIASKITEIEKVYRQVCETFGMVVERLVQKDRSLEKSIQFAMKQSLHEIGEQHVEELKHFIMEYDNSTPDFGDPF; from the coding sequence ATGAGAAACGGCTTTAGAAGAAAACGTTTCTATTCTTCCCATTATTCAAGACAACACTCTCCCCATAAACGGGGCGCtccttttttgagagaatcaCGTGTGGGCGGGAAGGACTCCCTACACAACAGATTTGGATCCAGTGtcagcagtagaagcaggatgcGCTCCTTCCACCAGTCTCGACGTAGATGTAAAGAGAGAGCCatccagtttttgaaaacatcaagagatactgtgccctcaagttcttcatccaaggtgttaaaaagccccagccggctgactgagaaggaacaggctgatgctgCAAGCAAGAGGGCTAATGAAAATTCCAAGcagtcagaagaaaataacttggcTGAAATTTCCGAGTTTGAGATGGGATCCAAGGCACCATTACGTATCAACCAGACAGAAGAACCCGAGTCAAACACAACAGCTGGCCCAGAATTGTGTGAAGACAGCCAGTTTAGCATTCGCTCAAAAGCGATTGCATCAAAAATCACTGAGATTGAGAAGGTTTACCGACAAGTCTGTGAAACTTTCGGGATGGTGGTGGAAAGGCTGGTTCAAAAGGATCGTTCGTTAGAAAAATCGATACAGTTTGCAATGAAGCAGAGTTTGCATGAAATAGGTGAGCAACATGTTGAAgaactcaagcatttcattatggagtATGATAATTCTACTCCAGATTTTGGAGACCCTTTTTAG